ggggtcttttttttttgagatggagtctcactctgtccccaggctggagtacagtagtgcaatcttggctcactgcagtctccgcctcctgggttctagcaattctcctgcctcagcctcccaagtagctgggactacaggcacccgccaccacacccagctaatttttgtatttttagtagagatggggtttcaccatgttggacaggatggtctcgatctcctgacttcatgattcacctgccttggtctcccaaagtgttacgattacagatatgagccaccgcgcctggctgggtGTGGGGTCTTGTGTGCTACCATTCCCCTTTGCTGCTTCCTCCAGGGACCTTCGGTAAAGATGCCTTTCCAAGGCTTTTTAAGGCTTGGATCTGTGTTTGACATGCCTCCTTATGAGATGGCCTCAAGGCAGCTCTCCGGGTACCCACAGGTCAGAACGATGGGCCTGAGAGGGCAGGAGTGGAACATGGCAGGAACAGTCTGTCATGAGACCGATCAGTAGGCTTCCAGTGGTGGGACCTCCATGTAGCAGCCTCCTGGTGGCCCTGAGGCTCTCAAGCTGCTGGCTCCTCCATTTAGAGTGAAGCAATGTTGAACAACTGTTTCCCCTCACTTAGGGGCCTGGTGGAGGTACCCCAGGTACAGAGGATACCCTAAGGTTGAAAGAGCCACACTTGAAGAGGTGGATGAAGGAGAGGTGGATCTGGGGCTCATCCTAGCCTTGAATGCTCTGGCCCTACTCAGCTGTTTTCCTGGCCACCCCCTTCCACACACCCaggtcccaccccaccccacctatCCCCCATTTAATTGAAACTCACTGTTGCTTTAcaggcaattttttcttttcttttcttttcttttcttttcttttcttttcttttcttttcttttcttttcttttctgagacagagtcttgctttgttatccagactggagtgcagtggtgcaatctcagttcaccacaacctccacctcccaggttcaagtgattcctgtgcctcagcctctggtgtagctgggactataggcgcctgccactacgcccagctaatttttgtattttttagtaaagatgaggttttgccatgttggccaagctggtctcaaactcctgacctcaagtgatctgcctgccttggcctcccaaactgctgggattacaggtatgagctaccatgcccggcccctcaGCTCATTTCTAACTCTGGGTTTTGTACACATCACCCCATGCCTTCTACTGGGAGTAGCTCCAGAGCTGCTTCACTCTCTGCTTTTTGAATTCCTCCTGGCTCAAGCTgatcccttcttttctttttttttttttcttgttttttttttttgtttttgtttttgtttttgagacagggtctcactccatcgcccaggctggaatgcagtgatgcgatctcggttcacggcaacctctgcctcccaggttcaagtgattctcttgcctcagcctcccaagtagctgggattacaggcaccagccaccacgtccagctaatttttgtattttcggtagagacagggtttcactgtgttggccaggctgttctcaaactcctgacctcaagtgatccacctgccttagcctcccaaagtactgggattacagacatgagccaccactcctgatttattttaatttttttagagacagggtctccatctgtcgctcaggctggaatgcactgctgtgatcctagctcactgtaactttgaactcagcacctcagcctcctgagtagttagtaCTACAGTcagacaccaccacaccaggctattttaatttttttttggtagaaacagggtcttactgtgttgcccaggctggtctcaaactccagggctcaagcattcctccttcctcggcctcccaaattgcttagattacaggcatgagccactgcacttggcccccTGCCTCTTCTAAGAAACTTCCCCTGATTACTCCCTCCATTGGCCTCCCACTGCCTGGAGCATCTGGCCAACTCTTGCCCTTGTCTGGAGGCTGGCTGAGGCACAGCTCCCATTTTCTCGGCTTTCACACTTGCAAGGCCATGTGTCCTCTGCTCCGGCCCCCTGCCTGTCTGCCCAGGGCAGATCCCAGCACAAGGCTGGCCCAGCTGGATATGTATGGAGCATTCCTGGGTTGCACTAAAGTGTTCCCCACTTCTGCTTGCCAAGTTTCCACTCAGCCCTTGACATCTGGCTCAGATGCTCCCTCCTCAGAGAGCTCTTTCCTGACTCTTCGGACTGGGTCATGGACACCCTCTGTGTACCCCCTCCCTGCAGCCATGCTTCCCTCTGTCACAACCCTAATGTTGCTGTGCCAGTCTGTACTTTCAGCAGTTGGGAACCTGTATGGACCAGGGCTAGGACGGGTTCTTCTAGGGCCCCAGAACCAACCCAAGCCTGAGCACAAGGTGTCAGTAAAGGCTtgctaaataaatggaatatcaCTCCTCTCCAGAGAGCTCATAGTCATCCTCCAAAACCCAGCTCAAATGCCCCTTCCCAGAAGCTCTCACTTCCCACTCTCATCTTCACTCACCCGCTTCATTGGTGACTCAAAGCATGGAACATACCCCTTGATGATAGTACACGTCACACTGTATTTTTGTGAGCACCTTAATGTGGTTTCCCCAGCTCTCTATGGCTGACTAGGACCTCTCAAGTGCCAGGCCCAGGTCTGTCCATCTCCATGCCCACAGGGCCTGGGCCAGAGAAGGGGCTGAAGAAATAGTTTTTGGTGAGCTTCTGGGTCCTGTGAGGGACCTTACTCCATGCCCAGCTGAGCTGAGCTCTAATTCTCCGCAGGGTTTGGGGTTGGTGGGGCTCCTGGTGCCCTGGACACAATGGCAAACATGAAAGCTGCCCAGGCCCTGGAGGACTTAGCGACCCTGCCTCTGCCATTTGGCTGTGAGTTTCTGTAGGAGCTCATGTGGTCGTCGGCGGAACTTCTTCTGGGTGAAGTAGAAGAGGATGGGGTCCAGCACGCTGTTGGCGCTGGCGAACGGCCGTGTGCCTTTATAGGCCGCTGCAAAGGCCTCCAACACAGGGCAGGGGACGCCTGGCGTTGAGCGCACTGCCAGGTAGGCTGTCTTGGTGATGTGGAAAGGCAGGAAGCTGATGGCAAAGGCAGCGGCCACCACCACCGCCATGCGGGCTGCCTTGCCACGCCGCTCCTGGGCCACAGGCTCTGCTGGGCCATCCTGGCGGCACAAGCGGCGGGCCAGGAGACAGTAGCAGGCCAGCAGGGCAGCAAAGGGCAGCAGGAAGCCGATGACAGTGAGAGCCATGCCATAGGGCATATAGCGGGTGGCCAGGGCAGGCGGGCTGAGGTCATAGCAGACGGTGCGGTTACGCTGGATGCCTGTGGCAGCAAAGACGGCTGTGGGCAGGGACTGGGTTGTCACAGCCAGCCACACGGCTACACACACTAGCCAGGCGGCCCGGCGGCCCCCACGTTTGTGCCAGGGGGCCAGCGGGTGGCAGATGCCCAGGTAGCGCTGGAAGCTGATGCAGGTGAGGAAGAGGATGCTGCCATGCAGATTGGCGTAGAAGAGGAAGCGGACCAGGCGGCAGGCGAAGTCGCCAAAGGGCCAGTGGTCACCTTGGGCATAGTTGTAGATGAGCAGGGGCAGGGAGCAGGCATACAGTAGGTCGGCCAGGGCGAGGTTTAGGGTATATACAGCCGTGCGAGTCAGGGCCCGGCGGGACGTGCAGATCTGGGTAATGACACAGACGTTCAGCGGCAGGCCAGCCGCCAGCACCGCCGAATACACAGGTGGCAGCAGCAGTCGCTTGAAGTTCTCTCGGTAGACACAGGTGGTGGGTGGCAAGCCCAGAGCCTGTCCTGTGCCATTGTCCCACTCCATGGCTGCTCAGGTGAGTTTCCTATGTtcagggaggctgggaaagcAATACACAGCCTGTCAGTGACATGCTCACTCACCACCCAGCAGGCCCTGCCCCTCCTCGGGCCCTGATCTCCGTGTCTGAACAGTGAGGGCACCAACTTTGTCAACTCTGCTACTCTAACCACCCCATGAAGCCCCACAGAGCCCTCACTTCGAGAAAATTTGTGATACAATAAAGCTCATGCTTGGGAACAATCTGATTcattttgtgtgcgtgtgtgtgtatgtatgtatgtgtgtgtgtatatatatatatatatatattttttttccttcagccttccaagtgaaCTTCTATTCATTCTTCAAAGCCCTGATCAtatgtttctttctctgttaGTGGAGATTGAtggacttgggtttgaatcccaactctgTTATGTATTTGCTATGTGACTTTGAGGTGATGATTTCATTTCACCTAAGAAAAGGGGGAATGTGGCACCTGCCTCTCAGGGATGTCAAGAGGTTAGAAGCACTAAATCATGCTGTGCAGGGCTGCCAGGGGCTCCCTGGGGTGTGGAGACTCTGGTCATGGTGGATCCGCATGTCTCTCACAGACTGGGACCTGCCTGAGGAGAGGGGCCAGGTCCGGTGTCTCTCTGGTCTTAGTCCAGGGTGTGGGGCAGAAAGGGCCCTGATAACTCTTAGTTAACCAATATGAAGGGTCCACACACCAGGGGCTCACTGAGGACCGCACCCATCTCCTCAGCCTGAACTCCACCTTTCAAAGCCATGGTTCTTCTGGCAGAGGTCTTGTGATCTGTAAAATAGGGGAAGGAGGTGATACCCAGTTCCCCAAGGCCTGGTTCCACTTGAGGCTACAAAGGCAGGCTTGGCAGAGCCTCTGATAACACAGCGCCTGCTAGTGCCCAGAGTGAAAACAACGTCCCTGAAGGCGGATGGGTGAGGGACCAAGTCATCTGTTTACTTTATAGAGATGGAAATCCAGGCACAGTGAGGGGCAGGGACTGCTCCTTTCTTCGTAAGTCAGAGCAGAGTCAGAACCAGAACCCAACTGCCCAGTCCAGAAAAGGCAGCTTAGTGTAGCCCACAGACATGGGATGTAGAGTTTACATGACCAACTCCAGAGCTAGGCAGGCCTGGGTTTAAATGTTGCTCCCCCACTTACGTGCTGTGTGAGACAGGTCATGTCACAGTGTCCTCATAAGTGATGTGGCCAGCGTCCTCATCAGTGAAATGTGTGGTGATGACATTCagtagtgctcaataaatgccatgccattgcattctacATCTTGTCCCTCCTCTCATTCTTTCGGGCTGGGTTTTGGGAGAGCCAGCAGCACAAATACCCTAAGGGGTTCCCTGATAGGGTAAGTCTGACTGCTAGACACTCACCTCTAAACTGACATTGCCATATTACTGGTGTCTAGAGAAAATTTACAACTAAAATCCAATGGGCCTTTGAGATAATGAATCTAATCCTcctcttttcccattttacagacgggaAAAATTGAGGCCCAGAAAAAATATGAAGTCCTGCAAATGCACTCAGTGGGTGGTAAAGGGTTCAGGCAAAGTATATGGGCTCTGGTCCAGATGCTTAGGTTCAAGTCCCAGCTATGCCACGGATGAGCTATGTGGTCTTGGGCATACTAGTTAACCTCTGTCCTCCAgattccccatctgtaaaatgagatgagATAGTACCTGCCTTATAAGATTGTTGTGAAGATCAGTGCCTGGCATGGGGCCAAGTGTTTTCTGTTCTTAATATACCTACTAAGTAAGGttatgggattttaaaaagttatattagagaaaaatacattctTCCCAACTTACAATTTCATTTTGGTGAAGCTATTTTACCCCAATTCTGGGCAAAAGGATAATGTTGGATTCTCTGTCTGCAGCCCACATCCCATGTCACCCTCAGTTACCAAAGATTCTTTGTGGGGCTTTAGACCGTATGCTAGGAGTGCTGGGTGCCCAGCTAGGACAAGGTAGGAATGACGAGGAGACCAGAGGAAGAAACATAGCAGCCCCCCACAGCATAGCCATGAAGCCAGGATGAGCACAGGCAGAGAACGTCCGCTCATCTCTTCATTCATTGGTTCGGGCCATTCTCATTCACATGTTCATTCTCTTGTTTCCACATGACAGGGATTCACTGAGTCCTCTCTGCCAGCTAGATACATGAGGGCATAATGTATAGGTGGACATGGAGATATGgggatacagatacagatatgcTAGTCTGATGGAGGAGACCAGTGTGAACCACCTGGTGGAAGAGACTTTTCAGAGCAGAATGAAAGACAGAGCAAGGCCTGGGTGGTTGACCAGGATTTCCATGGGTGGAGAAGGGTGGGAGGACACTCCGGGTGAGGAGGAAGGTTGAGGGACACAGCACCCCTCTACCGTGTTCCCCTCCTCACCATAACCCTCTGTTCTTGCAGACCAATCTCCTCTCACACAGGGTCTGACAAAGAAatctgaggaaaaagaaaactgctggtTCCGTGGGGCTGACCTTTGAGACgcagcctctgcccctccctgaCCCCTCTCCTCACACAGGGTCTGAGGAGACCAATCTGCAAGGGAAGAGGGTTGTGGTGAGGAGGAGAACATGTTAGAGGGGTGCTGCATCCCTCAACCTTCCTTTGGGAGGCCTTCACCCTCAGATCCCACCCCCAGGGACAGCCCTCTGTCTCAGATAAGTGGGGACAGCAGTCTGCCACTCGCACACCCTGGTGAGACTGATCCTCCTGggaccccctcccctccctcttggAAGGAGGCAGAGGGCTGCAGGAGGGGATCCAGTGCACAGCTGTCTGGGAAAACCTTCAGGGCTGTGTCAGGAAAGAGGCCTGACCATCACCCCGGCTCCTTTGTCTATTTTCTGAGGACCTAGGAGAGCTGAGCTGTTCTCCCAGTTCCTGGCAGGGGCTGGCCTCAAGGAGGGTGCTCTTGGCTCCCACCTCCAGGCAGCAGCTGACCTTGGAGCTGACATCTGTCACTAGCTCTTGGGTCCTAAGTTCTGGACCAGACCAGACCCCAGCCTCTTCCTGGGCTGGACTCTGCCCATGGTGCGGGGGGCTTGCTAACAAGTGGCTCTGACTACATCCTTCTCTCCATTCCTCTGCCCTTTGGGGGAAAGGCCCAAACCCTTTTCCTGACATTCAAGACCCCTGCCAAGCCCTCCAGCCCTATCTGAAGTACACCAGGGCCACTCTGCCCTTGCCCCTTCCTCTTTCGTCACACATTCCCAAGACGTGGAGACTCCCACATAGCCAGTGGCAGCcagagagccagactccctctccagcctccccatCTCCACTGTTCCCTTCACACAAAGTGCCATCCAACTAATCTCCATTTATCAAAACCCTAAGTATCTATCTAGCTCCAGATCTCACCTTGCTTCTTCCTTTATTTATCCCCCCAGTTGGGTGGAATCCCTTCCTCTGGGCCTCCTAACTCTGTGGGCCTCCTTTAAGTCAATGCTGAACCCAGCCttcctgcccaaagtcacagttCCTTGTGTccacccgcccccccccccccacaaccCCTGCACTGGCCCATGGCCCCAAGATGCACTGACACTCACAGGCAGCCTCCTGTCCCTGCAGCACGCTGGTGGTCCCAAGTGTGTTGGGGCAAAGGGAAGCCAGACCTGAGGCTCCCCACTCTCCTGCCCTCAGCTAGGCTGCAGCTCATCTGACAGGGTGAGCAGCTTCCTCTGTTTCCTGGCAGGACTGTCTCTGACTAAAAGAGTCTCTGTGGGGGCCACCGGCTCCCTGCCATCCCCAACACCACGCCTAGCGCCTGGCGGAAACTGGGCTTAGAGGAGCAAGGAGGTGGAAAAAAGGCGTCCTTCCCGGAACACTCCTCTACCCCAGCAGGGGAAAGAGGGGGatggggcagaggaggaggggTAGGGGAGAACCAGAGGCTGTCAGCCCCATAGAACCAGCAATTTTCTTTCTGCTCAGCCGTCTCTCAGTCTTCGCAGCTGTCAAATGGGTAGGGCAGTGATTAGAGAGCTCGTGGCTCCTCCTTTAGCTATAACACTCAGAGCCACGGGGTGTCCATTCCTCCTCCCAGCCATTCACTCCCCCATCTAGCCTTCCTTCCCTCATTCAATAGCTCACTCACCAACATGGCCATCTACCCATCCCTCCGTGTGGCAATCCACTTATGTACATACTTACTCagcccccttctccctccctccttccctcttctccttttctccacacACATTTAtcgagtacctactatgtgtcaccAGATCCTCCTACGTTCCCCCATTTCACAGCGACTGCTTCTTCCACACAGCAGGTGCAGGGCGCATAAGGAGTGATGGACATGGGCTGTGGAGATAGATGTGATGCCCCTGAGGACCCAGTTGCGTGTGCCACAtcctccccatcccctcctcACCACCAAACTGGCCTCAGAGCTGTTAGGAGACCAGAGCAGGAGATGTGGCTTCTTATTGTCCCGGGGAGGCCAGATCCAGAGTGGGAAGCAGCATTCCAAGAGGGCGACCTGGAGGAGGTAGGCTTTGATTTGGAGCAGCTGAGGTAGCAAGGCGGGTGGCAGGGGAGGATTGTGTGGGGAAAGAATGCTgccctgggagtttgaggcccaGGTTCTTACTCCACCTTTGCCCCCAATCACTGACTAGATAagccccttcccttctctgagcctcctggGTAGAATATGGTCATACTGACCACCAGGATAAAGTGCCACTCAGGGCGGCTCATCTTCTACCCTGGGAGGTGCAGAGGAGACTCTTAGAGCCTAGAGCATCAGGGCTGAAGGTGCCCTTAAAGGCACCGATCTCACCCCAAAGACATTTTTACAGGCAAGGGGATTGAGGAACAGAGTGGGAACCCAAAGTTTGGATCACACTGAGAAAAATCAGGTTTGAACTTCTGATAAACACTTGGTCAGTTGTGCACAGATTGAGCACCTACTGCTTGCTTAGGCCTGTGCTAAGAGGTCACTTCTGCCAGCTGAGTGTGGACCTCCTGGTTGGATTTGACCTGTGCTGTGGCCCAGGAGAGCAAGATGGCCTTCAGCTCAGCAGCCAGTCCTTTGCTGGGTCCTTGGGACAACCTCCCACAGCCACTCCCAGCAGGCTGGGTCACTGTCCCAGGAATGGGAACAGATCTGAGGGCTCCTGGGAGGTGTTGTCcccaaggcagggcagggcagggcttggGTAAGAAGCCTAAGTGGTCTCAGTCCCTGCAACCTGGATGGATGGGAAACACAAAGCTGTCCCTATCATGTCTTATCCGCCCAGACGTGCAGATCTGGAGACCCCTAATCCCACTGCTCCGCTCAGATAAGGGCACTTGGACTAACCTCAGAGGGGAAGAAAAGGCTCATGGGGTCCCACTTGACAGATGGAGAAAGAAACTAAGgccagctgccccttccccaccctcttCTCAGGGGTTCAAGGGCATACAAGAGGCCTGGCCTGGCACCTCAACAACCACTGAATACCCATTACCCACTGGCCTTTTAGTTCTTTGCCTTCCTAACAGAGTCTAGGTTTGAGGGCTCTCAGGACCTTGGAACTACAGCATCCTAGGGCTTGGGACTTCAAAGAATTTAAGGATGACTGAATCGGAGCCAAGGAACTGCCCTGCTCTCACTGGGCCTTAGCTTTGCCCATGGACCTGGCTAGGCCTAGAGGAGGGGACGGGGCCTGGGAGGGAGCACTCAGGTCTGAGGGGTCATGGGTGCACCTGGGAGGGAGTAACCTGTAAAGCTCATGGAGAAAGCATGTCCACTGCTGGGCACTAAAGGACCAGAGGGACCTGGACTCATAACAAGGCTGAAGAGGGCATCACAGGCAGGAGGTCCACTGTGGGCAAAGGCACAGAAGTGGGGAATGAGCTTAACCTCTGtgagaaattaataaatataaaagccagAGCAATGGATGAGCTCTGCAAAGAGGGGCCTTCAGATGAGAGGCCTGAGAGGGGCTGGCCCATCACGAAACCTCCAACGTGGAGCCTTCTTTTGGCagagatcctccctccttggcctcccaaagtattgggattacaggcatgcaccactatgcccggccacggccagtctctctccctctttctcttccttccttccttccttccttccttccttccttccttccttccttccttccttcctttctctctctctctctctttctctctctctttctttcttctttctttttcttttcttttcttttttcttgagatggagtttcactcttgttgcccaggttggagtacaatggcaccatcttggctcactgcaacctctacctcccaggttcaagtgattctcctgcctcagcctcccaagtagctgggacgtacaggcatgtgctaccataccaggctaattttgtacttttagtagagatggggtttctccatgttggttaggctggtcttgaactcctgacctcaggtaatccacctgcctcggcctcccaaagtgctgggattacaggcgtgagccaccgtgtctggccagtGTTGTTTCTTAAATGCCTATTC
The genomic region above belongs to Papio anubis isolate 15944 chromosome 12, Panubis1.0, whole genome shotgun sequence and contains:
- the P2RY6 gene encoding P2Y purinoceptor 6 — translated: MEWDNGTGQALGLPPTTCVYRENFKRLLLPPVYSAVLAAGLPLNVCVITQICTSRRALTRTAVYTLNLALADLLYACSLPLLIYNYAQGDHWPFGDFACRLVRFLFYANLHGSILFLTCISFQRYLGICHPLAPWHKRGGRRAAWLVCVAVWLAVTTQSLPTAVFAATGIQRNRTVCYDLSPPALATRYMPYGMALTVIGFLLPFAALLACYCLLARRLCRQDGPAEPVAQERRGKAARMAVVVAAAFAISFLPFHITKTAYLAVRSTPGVPCPVLEAFAAAYKGTRPFASANSVLDPILFYFTQKKFRRRPHELLQKLTAKWQRQGR